A single window of Nicotiana tomentosiformis chromosome 1, ASM39032v3, whole genome shotgun sequence DNA harbors:
- the LOC104115717 gene encoding zinc finger protein ZAT9-like, with product MEKHKTCKLCSRKFANGRALGGHMRSHMMNLYIQQQQKQQQISEETESIPSSSWSSEEENGEKCKILNLSDFSGEEAADDSVVLPDKESETESSKNPTRSRRSKRVRKSSIINPNFVKVTEYYSSLVETEPVSSISETSPEEDVAHCLMMLSKDKWIKEQVDHYSDDEEEEEECKEENSGVQVKVITKNRGRGKYRCETCNKNFRSYQALGGHRASHKKIKVSSYNNEVVENVGVIEEKIHECPVCYRVFSSGQALGGHKRSHAIGVSTAAANISVPVFIPTAAKLEFSRNGGSLIDLNLPPPMEELDDEIISQVEVSAVSDDAEFVNPIKH from the coding sequence ATGGAGAAACACAAGACATGTAAACTCTGCTCAAGAAAGTTTGCTAATGGTAGAGCTTTAGGTGGGCATATGAGatctcatatgatgaatctttaCATACAACAACAGCAAAAACAGCAGCAAATCAGTGAAGAAACTGAGTCAATTCCATCATCTTCTTGGTCTTCAGAAGAAGAGAATGGAGAAAAATGCAAAATCTTGAATCTTTCCGACTTCTCTGGAGAAGAAGCTGCTGATGACTCAGTTGTTCTTCCAGATAAAGAAAGTGAAACCGAGTCATCAAAAAACCCAACTCGTTCAAGAAGATCCAAAAGGGTTAGGAAATCAAGTATCATAAATCCCAATTTTGTTAAGGTTACAGAGTACTACTCATCATTGGTTGAAACAGAGCCAGTTAGTTCAATCTCAGAGACTTCACCTGAAGAAGATGTTGCACATTGTTTGATGATGTTATCTAAAGACAAATGGATTAAAGAACAAGTTGATCATTActctgatgatgaagaagaagaagaagaatgtaaAGAGGAAAATTCTGGAGTACAAGTTAAAGTAATTACCAAGAACAGAGGTAGAGGTAAGTATAGGTGTGAAACATGTAACAAAAATTTTCGATCTTATCAAGCATTAGGAGGACACAGAGCAAGTCATAAGaagattaaagtttcaagttaTAATAATGAAGTGGTGGAAAATGTAGGAGTAATTGAAGAAAAAATACATGAATGTCCTGTTTGTTACAGAGTTTTTTCATCAGGGCAAGCTTTAGGTGGACATAAGAGATCACATGCTATTGGTGTTTCAACAGCAGCAGCAAATATTAGTGTTCCTGTTTTTATTCCTACTGCtgcaaaattagaattttcaagAAATGGTGGAAGTTTAATAGATCTTAATCTACCTCCTCCAATGGAAGAATTAGATGATGAGATTATTAGCCAAGTTGAGGTTTCTGCAGTTTCTGATGATGCTGAATTTGTCAACCCCATTAAGCACTGA